From Medicago truncatula cultivar Jemalong A17 chromosome 7, MtrunA17r5.0-ANR, whole genome shotgun sequence, a single genomic window includes:
- the LOC120576785 gene encoding copper transporter 6: MGMPMAPGQSMPMSNGTMIMNMQMSFFWGKNAIVLFSGWPNNSLGMYILAILFVFILALAAEVLSNQPSIKRGTNPLKGGLIQSGVYFFRISFIYLLMLAVMSFNVGIFIAAVLGHSLGFFVARSRAIAVANGEDQRSDSATLKI; this comes from the coding sequence ATGGGCATGCCTATGGCTCCAGGACAAAGCATGCCTATGTCCAATGGCACAATGATAATGAACATGCAAATGAGTTTCTTTTGGGGCAAAAATGCCATAGTGCTTTTCTCAGGGTGGCCAAATAACAGCCTTGGAATGTACATCTTAGCTATTTTGTTTGTGTTCATTTTAGCTTTGGCTGCCGAGGTTTTGTCGAACCAACCATCGATCAAACGTGGGACTAATCCACTCAAGGGAGGATTGATTCAGTCTGGTGTTTACTTCTTTCGTATCAGTTTCATTTACTTGCTTATGCTTGCTGTTATGTCTTTCAATGTTGGAATCTTTATAGCTGCTGTTCTTGGTCATTCATTGGGATTCTTTGTCGCGAGATCACGTGCTATTGCTGTTGCAAATGGGGAAGATCAACGATCCGACTCGGCTACACTTAAGATTTGA
- the LOC25479774 gene encoding 18.1 kDa class I heat shock protein, with protein sequence MSLFPNSIFGRRRSEPKDHHQTWHHPSYQNHGYGISQTNTPHHITPPPFHNEPSPIINTQIEWKETHEAHIYKAHLPGLKRSDVRVEVDEDRVLCIICEKSVEKEEQRGGWHRVEVASGHFVQRLTLPENSKVDHVKAYMDNGVLTIHVPKHRVGNTRVRNVQISHV encoded by the coding sequence ATGTCACTCTTTCCCAATAGCATCTTTGGTCGAAGAAGATCAGAACCAAAAGATCATCACCAAACATGGCACCACCCATCATACCAAAACCATGGTTATGGAATTTCTCAAACCAACACACCCCATCATATAACACCACCACCTTTCCACAACGAACCATCACCAATTATTAACACTCAAATAGAGTGGAAAGAAACCCATGAAGCTCATATCTACAAAGCACACCTTCCGGGGCTGAAACGAAGCGATGTTCGAGTTGAAGTTGATGAGGATAGAGTTCTATGTATCATTTGTGAGAAAAGTGTTGAGAAGGAAGAACAAAGAGGAGGGTGGCATAGAGTTGAAGTTGCTAGTGGTCATTTTGTTCAACGTCTTACCTTGCCTGAAAATTCTAAGGTTGATCATGTTAAGGCTTATATGGATAATGGTGTGCTTACTATTCATGTTCCTAAGCATAGAGTTGGGAACACACGTGTTAGAAATGTTCAAATTTCTCATGTGTAA
- the LOC25479773 gene encoding copper transporter 6, with the protein MSFTTTANGVPSNSTVAMMLGRRRIPIHTSFYWGHNVDILFHCWPGDSAVMYAVALILVFVMSLLVEWLSFTNIVKVKPGTSNDVVGSLLRTGLYGVRTGFSYLVMLAVMSFNGGVFLAAIGGHVIGFMVFGTMAILKKSSGLDSSSKP; encoded by the coding sequence ATGTCATTCACCACCACTGCAAACGGTGTTCCTTCCAACTCCACGGTGGCGATGATGTTGGGCCGGCGAAGAATTCCAATCCACACATCATTCTATTGGGGTCATAATGTAGACATACTATTCCATTGCTGGCCCGGGGACAGCGCTGTCATGTACGCGGTGGCGCTGATCCTCGTGTTTGTAATGTCGTTGTTGGTGGAGTGGCTTTCATTTACCAATATTGTTAAAGTCAAACCTGGGACATCAAACGACGTCGTTGGCTCACTTTTAAGGACGGGCCTGTATGGTGTCCGTACTGGATTCTCGTACTTGGTTATGTTGGCTGTTATGTCGTTTAATGGTGGTGTGTTTCTAGCTGCAATTGGTGGCCATGTTATTGGGTTTATGGTGTTTGGAACAATGGCTATTTTGAAGAAATCTAGTGGGTTGGATTCTTCTTCCAAACCATAG